In Sphingobacteriaceae bacterium, a single genomic region encodes these proteins:
- a CDS encoding SpoIIE family protein phosphatase — translation MIKDLAVKIKKSTSILKIGLVFFTIASFHAQNRKLDSLKSLLNDPIDSTRAKAHNSLASYYAKRDLLLARQYVNPAIKISSKAKYKRGLGDSYSIICNILMNSGKFDSAIYYNSLAAQTWEELGNRPRVVAMHGFRGDVEEAAGDYHLARKTFSACVQEYAEIGDTINMADAYIHLARMAMDNGKLDQAMEMFLKAKQLFELCRHEWGLVVVMNDMCTLYGERKQFDKKINAQRKVVELCYKVGKSNEAIIGIDNLGTAFLSVNNLDSAEFYFMKAYHLLKDLPEHRGRPLVWSHLAVINHLRNRLPQAEKYYFETKAMYEAVNNMSSLAAVFTNLGELYFDMKKYNLSEEYYLKSKEIHEKLDAKPSLENVYNGLRKLYHALGKHDLSFEYGTKLVALKDTLYLENNQKAVEEMEAKFNSDQKEKELELKDSQLSNQRSEIKSQNLQKMILAIGASTLLVIGILLLVGMNRKRKANLLLESQKEEILSQKHIIEEKNKDITDSIRYAKRIQEAILPADELVDAALPEHFILYEPKDIVSGDFYWVQKHGDLSLFAVADCTGHGVPGALMSVVCSNALSRAVNEKKIFSPALILDEISAMINDTLRQQRQDSTIRDGMDIGLCVLNRRNGKLLYAGANNPVYLVKHGELLSLPANKQPVGSFLEDYVKPFTEQEVQLEKGDLLFVFSDGFADQFGGEKGKKMKYKRLQELIRQSKELPMKEIKNKLLSEFKEWKGSREQVDDVCILGIRMREIANS, via the coding sequence ATGATTAAAGATTTGGCTGTAAAAATTAAAAAATCAACCAGCATCCTTAAAATAGGATTGGTGTTTTTTACTATCGCATCTTTTCATGCTCAAAACCGAAAGCTAGATAGTTTAAAGAGCTTATTAAATGACCCCATTGATTCAACGCGAGCCAAGGCGCACAACTCATTAGCTTCTTATTACGCGAAGCGCGATTTGTTGTTAGCCAGGCAATATGTAAATCCGGCAATTAAAATTTCTTCAAAGGCGAAATACAAAAGAGGATTGGGAGATTCTTATTCAATTATATGCAATATCCTTATGAATAGTGGGAAATTTGATTCTGCAATTTATTATAATTCTTTGGCTGCTCAAACTTGGGAGGAATTAGGAAACCGTCCCAGGGTGGTTGCCATGCATGGATTTAGAGGAGATGTGGAAGAAGCAGCTGGTGATTATCATTTGGCGCGTAAAACCTTTAGTGCATGCGTTCAAGAATATGCTGAAATAGGAGATACCATTAATATGGCTGATGCTTATATACACCTAGCTCGAATGGCGATGGATAATGGTAAGTTAGATCAAGCTATGGAAATGTTTTTGAAGGCAAAGCAGTTATTTGAGCTATGTAGACATGAATGGGGTTTAGTAGTAGTGATGAATGATATGTGTACGCTTTATGGAGAGCGCAAGCAATTCGATAAAAAAATCAATGCTCAACGTAAAGTAGTAGAGTTATGTTATAAAGTTGGAAAATCTAACGAGGCTATTATAGGAATTGATAATTTGGGAACTGCATTTTTATCGGTTAACAATCTCGATTCAGCAGAATTTTATTTTATGAAAGCTTATCATTTATTAAAAGATTTACCTGAACATCGGGGACGTCCTTTAGTTTGGTCTCATCTGGCCGTGATCAATCATTTAAGAAACAGGCTGCCACAGGCAGAAAAATATTATTTTGAAACTAAGGCCATGTATGAAGCTGTAAATAATATGTCGTCATTAGCGGCTGTTTTCACAAATTTGGGAGAACTTTACTTTGATATGAAAAAATATAATCTATCAGAGGAGTATTATTTAAAGTCGAAAGAAATACATGAGAAATTGGATGCAAAACCTTCGCTTGAAAATGTATATAACGGATTAAGGAAATTATACCATGCTTTGGGTAAACATGATCTTTCTTTTGAATACGGCACAAAGCTTGTGGCATTAAAAGACACTTTATATCTTGAGAATAATCAAAAAGCGGTGGAAGAAATGGAGGCCAAGTTTAATAGTGATCAAAAAGAAAAAGAATTGGAATTGAAAGATAGTCAGCTATCTAATCAACGATCGGAGATCAAATCTCAAAATTTACAGAAAATGATACTTGCGATTGGCGCATCTACTTTATTAGTAATAGGAATTCTTTTATTAGTTGGAATGAATCGTAAAAGAAAAGCGAATTTGTTACTTGAATCTCAGAAGGAAGAAATTCTAAGTCAGAAACACATTATTGAAGAAAAGAATAAAGACATTACAGATTCTATACGTTATGCTAAACGAATTCAAGAGGCCATTCTGCCTGCTGATGAATTGGTGGATGCAGCTCTGCCGGAACATTTTATATTATATGAGCCTAAAGATATTGTGAGTGGTGATTTTTATTGGGTACAAAAACACGGTGATTTGAGTTTATTTGCTGTTGCCGATTGTACCGGTCATGGAGTTCCGGGCGCATTGATGAGTGTAGTTTGCAGTAACGCATTAAGTAGGGCAGTAAATGAAAAAAAGATATTTTCTCCAGCTTTAATATTAGATGAGATAAGTGCAATGATTAATGATACACTCAGGCAACAGCGGCAAGATAGTACGATTAGAGATGGAATGGATATTGGTTTATGTGTTTTGAATAGAAGAAACGGAAAATTACTGTACGCCGGTGCCAACAATCCGGTTTACTTGGTAAAGCATGGTGAACTTCTTTCATTGCCGGCAAACAAGCAACCGGTGGGTTCATTTTTAGAAGATTATGTTAAGCCTTTTACAGAACAAGAGGTTCAGTTGGAAAAAGGTGACTTGCTTTTTGTTTTCAGTGATGGATTTGCAGATCAATTTGGTGGGGAGAAAGGAAAAAAAATGAAGTATAAGCGACTACAGGAGCTAATTAGGCAGAGTAAAGAACTTCCTATGAAAGAAATTAAAAATAAACTTTTAAGTGAATTCAAAGAGTGGAAAGGAAGCCGAGAACAGGTGGATGATGTTTGCATACTCGGCATCCGAATGAGGGAGATTGCAAATTCGTAA
- a CDS encoding peptidoglycan synthetase: MKKVHLIAIGGSAMHNMALALHEMAYQITGSDDEINEPSKSRLQKKGLLPEKIGWFPEKITNDLDEIIVGMHARADNPELIKAKELGLKIFSYPEYIYEATKDKIRIVIGGSHGKTTITSMILHVMKEAGIETDFMVGAQLEGFDTMVRFSKTAKFAVIEGDEYLASPIDRRPKFHLYHPNIAILSGIAWDHINVFPTFENYIDQFRKFIELIEPNGHLIYCSEDQILNQLCAENFQNAISKHPYGIPANQIENGITYLQTKNANIPLEIFGNHNLMNLNGAKIVCEKIGINHEKFFEAMRTFKGASKRLELVFKNENFNFYKDFAHSPSKLKATTSAVKDQFKNRKLIACMELHTFSSLTEEFLKEYNGAMNAADVALVYFNPHTIAHKKLKAINPEQVQNAFKRKDLMVFTESNAVTTFLKSQNWKDKVLLMMSSGNFDGVDFNALATELKCN; encoded by the coding sequence ATGAAAAAAGTTCATCTGATTGCAATTGGTGGAAGCGCCATGCACAACATGGCGCTGGCCTTACATGAAATGGCTTATCAAATTACAGGCAGCGATGATGAAATTAACGAGCCCAGCAAATCACGTTTACAAAAAAAAGGGCTTTTACCAGAAAAAATTGGTTGGTTTCCCGAAAAAATTACCAATGATTTGGATGAAATAATAGTTGGTATGCATGCCCGAGCTGATAATCCTGAATTAATTAAAGCCAAAGAATTGGGATTAAAAATTTTCTCTTATCCAGAATACATTTACGAAGCCACAAAAGATAAAATTCGCATTGTAATTGGCGGCAGTCATGGTAAAACGACCATCACCTCCATGATTTTACATGTAATGAAAGAAGCCGGAATAGAAACCGATTTTATGGTGGGCGCACAACTGGAAGGCTTTGATACCATGGTTCGGTTTTCGAAAACCGCTAAATTTGCAGTAATTGAAGGGGATGAATATTTGGCTTCTCCGATTGACAGGAGACCTAAATTTCATTTGTATCATCCTAACATTGCCATACTAAGTGGAATAGCCTGGGATCACATTAATGTTTTTCCAACTTTCGAAAATTACATTGATCAATTCAGAAAATTTATTGAACTCATTGAACCAAACGGTCATTTAATATATTGCAGCGAAGACCAAATATTGAATCAACTGTGTGCTGAAAATTTTCAGAATGCTATATCCAAGCATCCTTACGGAATTCCTGCCAATCAGATAGAAAATGGCATTACCTATCTTCAAACGAAAAACGCTAATATTCCTTTGGAAATTTTTGGTAATCATAACTTAATGAATTTAAACGGTGCCAAAATCGTATGCGAAAAAATTGGCATTAACCATGAAAAGTTTTTTGAGGCCATGCGAACATTTAAGGGTGCATCCAAACGACTTGAGTTGGTTTTTAAAAACGAAAATTTTAATTTTTATAAAGATTTTGCGCACTCGCCTTCTAAATTAAAAGCCACTACTTCTGCCGTGAAAGATCAATTCAAAAATCGGAAATTAATTGCTTGCATGGAACTGCACACTTTTAGTAGTTTAACCGAAGAATTTTTAAAGGAGTACAATGGTGCCATGAATGCGGCTGATGTGGCTCTTGTTTATTTTAACCCGCACACCATTGCCCATAAAAAACTAAAAGCAATAAATCCCGAACAAGTACAAAATGCATTCAAGAGAAAGGATTTAATGGTTTTTACCGAAAGTAACGCGGTTACTACTTTTCTAAAATCTCAAAATTGGAAAGATAAAGTACTATTAATGATGAGCAGCGGTAACTTTGACGGGGTTGATTTTAATGCATTGGCCACTGAATTGAAGTGTAATTGA